In Treponema vincentii, a single window of DNA contains:
- a CDS encoding energy-coupling factor transporter transmembrane component T has translation MEDFEPYRPPRAKGVHIDPRTKVLFMFFLATLIFFVEEQSMLNMVIVLIPISLLFLNRQYRPALIYGGLFALAAAVKLSNMAGSLPYLAAMLWGLLSELIFRFFPVFMFGYYIIESTKPNEFIAAMSRWHVPDALIIPISVVFRFIPTLGEENRSIGSAMRMREIGFGTPRFWRNPAMMLEYRLIPLMMSIAKIGEELSAAALTRGLGGLKKRTCLVELHFGIYDAGIAVIAAALLVCTVLRIGG, from the coding sequence ATGGAAGATTTTGAGCCGTATAGACCGCCGCGGGCAAAGGGAGTGCACATCGATCCCCGCACCAAGGTGCTGTTTATGTTTTTTCTTGCAACGCTGATATTCTTTGTGGAAGAGCAGAGTATGCTGAATATGGTGATTGTGCTTATTCCCATTAGTCTGCTTTTTCTGAACCGCCAATACCGGCCGGCGCTGATTTACGGAGGACTGTTTGCACTGGCGGCTGCGGTCAAGCTGTCGAACATGGCGGGGTCGCTTCCGTACCTTGCGGCAATGCTGTGGGGGCTTTTAAGCGAGCTGATTTTCCGGTTTTTTCCGGTGTTTATGTTCGGCTACTATATTATCGAATCGACAAAACCGAATGAGTTTATCGCAGCGATGAGCCGGTGGCATGTGCCTGATGCGCTGATTATTCCCATATCCGTTGTGTTCCGGTTTATCCCTACGTTGGGAGAAGAAAACCGTTCAATCGGCAGCGCGATGCGGATGCGGGAAATCGGGTTCGGTACGCCGCGGTTTTGGAGGAACCCTGCGATGATGCTGGAGTACCGGCTGATTCCGCTGATGATGTCGATTGCCAAAATCGGTGAAGAGTTATCGGCGGCAGCTTTGACGCGGGGCTTAGGGGGATTGAAAAAGCGGACATGCCTTGTTGAGCTGCACTTTGGCATATACGATGCGGGCATTGCCGTTATCGCGGCTGCGCTGCTTGTCTGTACGGTGTTACGCATTGGGGGATGA
- a CDS encoding ABC transporter ATP-binding protein — translation MIELKNVTFTYHNAERSAGVYGIDLQISAGQVVLLCGLSGCGKTTITRLINGLAPAYYAGTLEGQVLIDGRDSASVTLYELSQKVGSVFQNPRSQFFSLDSTSEIAFGCENTGVPREEMYRRIGQVSRDLDMADLLDRNLFALSGGEKQKIACASAAAMQPAIFVLDEPSSNLDLRSIANLKAVIGKWKEQGKTVVIAEHRLYYLMEIADRVIYMENGRIIKDFPIAEFLQVDTEALHRKGLRSQKAMEYTPGCIRAYQSGEILEGIFEGSPDEAFVYAPTEKSPAFDCASVESSPAPECASAEEAFVCDPAEEKPPVFEDTSVEKLPVFERYVTFSGLAFSYGKKRVLDIPELKVPSGAVTGVLGFNGAGKSTLARVICGLEKRAKGVLNDSGKSYTAKARLKKSYMVMQDVNHQLFTESVIEEILLSMDVNDVSGEAARQKALDILDALNLSEFKEVHPMALSGGQKQRLAVASAIAADKEFLIFDEPTSGLDYAHMRDVAENITRLARAGKTVFIISHDPELIAACCNYLIFMDGGKLVWSGGWSQAIMEKVQAFFEGR, via the coding sequence ATGATTGAGTTAAAAAATGTAACTTTTACCTATCATAACGCGGAGCGGAGCGCGGGAGTGTACGGCATTGACTTACAAATCTCGGCGGGACAGGTGGTGCTGCTATGCGGGCTGTCGGGCTGCGGTAAGACGACGATTACCCGCCTGATTAACGGGCTTGCTCCGGCGTATTATGCGGGGACACTGGAAGGACAGGTGCTTATCGACGGGAGAGATTCGGCGTCCGTAACGCTGTATGAGCTTTCGCAAAAAGTCGGGTCGGTGTTTCAAAATCCGCGCTCTCAGTTTTTCAGTTTGGATTCCACGAGTGAAATCGCTTTCGGCTGCGAAAATACCGGCGTTCCGAGGGAAGAAATGTACCGCCGCATCGGGCAGGTAAGCAGAGACCTTGATATGGCTGACCTTTTGGATAGAAACCTGTTTGCGCTTTCAGGCGGAGAAAAGCAAAAAATAGCGTGTGCTTCTGCGGCAGCGATGCAGCCTGCCATATTCGTCTTGGATGAGCCTTCTTCCAACCTTGATCTCCGCTCCATTGCCAATTTGAAGGCGGTAATAGGGAAATGGAAGGAGCAGGGAAAGACGGTCGTTATCGCCGAGCACCGACTGTACTATCTGATGGAGATAGCCGATCGCGTGATCTATATGGAAAACGGGCGGATTATCAAGGATTTTCCGATAGCGGAATTTCTGCAGGTGGACACGGAAGCGCTGCATCGGAAAGGTTTGCGTTCGCAAAAAGCGATGGAATACACTCCGGGATGTATCCGTGCATATCAAAGCGGAGAGATCCTTGAAGGAATCTTTGAAGGTTCCCCCGACGAGGCATTCGTATATGCTCCCACCGAAAAATCTCCGGCATTTGACTGTGCCTCTGTCGAAAGCTCTCCGGCACCCGAATGTGCTTCCGCCGAAGAGGCATTCGTATGTGACCCTGCCGAAGAAAAGCCGCCGGTGTTTGAAGATACCTCTGTCGAAAAGCTGCCGGTATTCGAGCGGTATGTTACGTTTTCCGGTCTTGCGTTTTCTTACGGGAAAAAGCGCGTTCTCGATATACCGGAGCTGAAGGTTCCTTCCGGTGCAGTTACGGGTGTGCTTGGGTTTAACGGCGCGGGAAAATCGACCTTGGCGCGGGTTATCTGCGGGCTTGAAAAACGGGCGAAGGGGGTGTTGAACGATAGCGGAAAATCCTACACGGCGAAAGCGCGGCTGAAAAAGTCCTATATGGTGATGCAGGATGTCAACCATCAGCTTTTTACGGAAAGCGTTATCGAAGAAATCTTATTGAGTATGGATGTAAATGACGTAAGCGGCGAAGCGGCACGGCAAAAAGCACTTGATATTTTGGATGCGCTGAATCTTTCGGAATTTAAGGAAGTGCATCCAATGGCGTTATCGGGCGGACAAAAGCAGCGTCTTGCCGTCGCAAGCGCGATTGCTGCCGATAAGGAGTTTCTTATTTTTGACGAGCCGACCAGCGGCCTTGACTACGCACACATGCGGGATGTTGCGGAAAATATCACACGCCTTGCCCGTGCAGGCAAAACCGTGTTCATCATCAGCCACGATCCGGAGCTGATTGCTGCATGCTGTAATTATCTCATTTTTATGGATGGCGGAAAGTTAGTGTGGAGCGGCGGATGGTCGCAGGCGATTATGGAGAAGGTACAGGCGTTTTTTGAGGGGAGGTAG
- a CDS encoding MptD family putative ECF transporter S component, translating into MQSSKLSAKDLINVGIYTAMYLVIFFVVGMINAIPVLYPFLYVIVPIATGIPFMLFLTKADKFGMVFIMSVILGIFWYLMGYTYLPIISYCVMGALADLVLKAGKYKSFKASVLGYWLFSCAMISCQAPMWLFAATYMEKVRSSMGDQYVEGVQKFMPPWMGFAAIGILFASSLLGALLGRRMLKKHFERAGIV; encoded by the coding sequence ATGCAAAGCAGTAAGTTGTCGGCGAAGGATCTGATAAATGTCGGAATCTATACGGCGATGTATCTGGTTATTTTTTTTGTTGTCGGGATGATAAATGCAATTCCGGTTCTGTATCCGTTTTTGTATGTGATTGTGCCGATTGCGACGGGGATTCCGTTTATGCTGTTTTTGACAAAGGCGGATAAGTTCGGGATGGTCTTTATTATGAGCGTTATTTTAGGGATATTTTGGTATCTGATGGGATACACGTATCTTCCTATTATAAGCTATTGCGTGATGGGCGCACTTGCCGATCTGGTACTGAAAGCGGGTAAATACAAGAGTTTTAAGGCGAGTGTGCTTGGCTACTGGCTTTTTTCTTGCGCGATGATAAGCTGTCAGGCGCCGATGTGGCTTTTTGCTGCAACGTATATGGAAAAGGTGCGCAGTTCAATGGGGGATCAATATGTTGAAGGGGTGCAAAAGTTTATGCCGCCGTGGATGGGATTTGCGGCAATCGGTATCCTGTTTGCCTCTTCGCTGCTCGGAGCGCTGCTTGGAAGGCGGATGTTGAAAAAGCATTTTGAAAGAGCCGGTATTGTATAG